The genomic segment CCCCGGTGAACTGGTCTCCCTCGCCCGGCACTCGGCCCGCGCCGGGGCCCTGGAGCAGGACACCGCCGATCTGTTCGTCCGCACCCTGTCGCTGGCCGGGCTCTCCGCGCAGCACGTCATGACCCCGCGGGTGCGGGTCGCCGCGCTGCAGGACTCCGCCACCGCGGCGGACGTCGTCAACCTCACCCGGGCCACCGGGCTCTCCCGCTTCCCCGTCTACCGCGAGCGGCTGGACGAGGTCGTCGGGATGGTCCACCTCAAGGACGCCCTCGCCGTGCCGGCGCACGAGCGGCGGCGCACGCCGGTGGGGCGCGTCAGTGTGCCCCCGCTGATGGTGCCGGAGACCCTGCCCGTCCAGCGGCTGCTGGAGCGGCTGCGCCGGGAGCAGCCGATCGCCGTCGTCGTCGACGAGTACGGCGGCACGGCCGGTGTCGTCACCCTGGAGGACATCGTCGAGGAACTGGTGGGCGAGGTGCGCGACGAGCACGACGACGCCGGGCGCCCGGAACTGGCCCCCGCCCCGGCCGAGGAGGGCCGGCCCGCGTGGGACGCCGACGGCGGCTGCCGGATCGACACCCTGCGGCCCATCGGCCTGGCCGCCCCCGACGGGCCGTACGAGACCGTGGCGGGACTCGTCGCCGACCTCCTCGGCCGGATCCCGGCCGTCGGGGACACCGCCGAACTCCCCGGCTGGCGGCTGCGGGTGCGCCGGGTCGGCCATCACCGCGCCGAGTCGGTACGGCTGGTGCGGACGGCCGGCGTGCGCGGTCAGGGCGCGCCGGACTCCGGCGGGGCCGATCCGGTACGGGGCGGCGGCGCGGCCGGCGCGACGGGCGCGGCCGCGGCCCAGGCGTCCGCGGCGCGGGGCGTGCCCGTGTCCGCCGCGCCCGCGCGAGGGGCTCCCGTCCGCACGGCGGTGGCCCCGGCGGCACCGGCCCCCGCGGACCGGGACGCTGCGGCCCGTGACCACGCCCCGGTCCGGGCGGGAGGAGCGCGATGAGCCTGCTCCAACTCCTCTTCGCCGCCGTGCTGGTGCTCGGCAACGGCTTCTTCGTGGGCGCCGAGTTCGCCCTGGTGTCCGTACGCCGCAGCCAGATCGAGCCGCTCGCCGCCGCCGGCTCGGTCCGTGCCCGCACCGTGCTGACGGGCCTGGAGAACCTGCCGCAGATGATGGCCGCCGCCCAGTTCGGGATCACGGTCTGCTCGCTGACCCTGGGCGCCGTCGCCGAACCGACCGTGGCCCGGCTCCTGGAGCCCGTCTTCCACGCCGTCCGCCTGCCGGAGCCGCTGGTGCATCCGCTGGGCTACGCCATCGCCCTGGCCCTGGTCGTCTTCCTCCACCTGGTCGTGGGCGAGATGGTGCCGAAGAACCTTGCCATGGCCGCCCCCGAGCGGACCGCCCTGCGGCTGGCGCCCGGCCTGGTCGCCTTCGCCCGGCTGTGCCGTCCGGTGACGGCGCTCTTCGGTTCCTGGGCCCACCTGGTGCTGCGGCTCTTCCGGGTGGAGCCCAGGGACGAGGTCGAGGCGGTCTTCACCAGTGAGCAACTGGGCCGCCTCGTCGCGGACTCCCACGAGGCGGGCCTGCTCGCCCCGGAGGAGCAGGAGCGGCTCGCCGACGCGCTGGACCTCGGCAGCAGACCGGTGACCGAGGTGCTGCTCGACCCGGCGGCACTCGTCACGGCCGGTCCGGGCGCGACCGCGCGGGAGATCGAACAGCTGACCGTGCGCACCGGCTTCTCCCGCTTCCCCGTACGCGACGGAACCGGGCCGTCCGCCGGCTCCGGCACGGGCTTCCTCGGCTACGTCCATGTGAAGGACGTCCTGGACACGGACGATCCCGGGGCCTGCGAAGCTCCTCTCCACCCGCCCGGCGTGGAGGACGCACCGGCCGGCGACGGCCCGGACGGGGGAGCCGGCGGGCACGGGACCGGCCGGGCGCTCCCGCGCCATGTGCTGCGCCCCATGCCGGTGCTCCGCGCGGAGACGCCGCTCGACGACGCGCTGACCGCGATGCGCCGGGCCGCGGCCCATCTCGCCCAGGTCTCGGACGCCTCCGGGCGGGTCCTGGGCCTGGTGGCGCTGGAGGACGTCCTGGAGACCCTGGTCGGGGAGGTCCACGACCCGGCACACCGCTCTCGCCGTCTCACCGCCCAGCGGGGCGCCCGCGTCGTGGCCCGGCGCCCCCGGCCGGCTCCCTCCCGGGAGGCGCCCGTCCGGGGCTGAGACGGAGGGCGGCCGGCCCGCAGCCGTACGCGCCGCGCGCCGCCGGACACGGCGGAAAAGCGCGCGACGCCCGGCGGCGGGCCGGACCAGAATC from the Streptomyces xinghaiensis S187 genome contains:
- a CDS encoding hemolysin family protein encodes the protein MMVSLLLLSAGLLLILANGFFVAAEFGLVTVERADAERAAAEGDPRARTVVKALRELSFQLSGTQLGITITSLVVGMLAEPALARLLAGPLTAAGLPPGAVPGAAVVIGVLAASALQMVVGELVPKNWAVSRPFEVARFVAGPQYAFAALFRPVIALLNGVANRLVRGLGVEPTDALESARTPGELVSLARHSARAGALEQDTADLFVRTLSLAGLSAQHVMTPRVRVAALQDSATAADVVNLTRATGLSRFPVYRERLDEVVGMVHLKDALAVPAHERRRTPVGRVSVPPLMVPETLPVQRLLERLRREQPIAVVVDEYGGTAGVVTLEDIVEELVGEVRDEHDDAGRPELAPAPAEEGRPAWDADGGCRIDTLRPIGLAAPDGPYETVAGLVADLLGRIPAVGDTAELPGWRLRVRRVGHHRAESVRLVRTAGVRGQGAPDSGGADPVRGGGAAGATGAAAAQASAARGVPVSAAPARGAPVRTAVAPAAPAPADRDAAARDHAPVRAGGAR
- a CDS encoding hemolysin family protein translates to MSLLQLLFAAVLVLGNGFFVGAEFALVSVRRSQIEPLAAAGSVRARTVLTGLENLPQMMAAAQFGITVCSLTLGAVAEPTVARLLEPVFHAVRLPEPLVHPLGYAIALALVVFLHLVVGEMVPKNLAMAAPERTALRLAPGLVAFARLCRPVTALFGSWAHLVLRLFRVEPRDEVEAVFTSEQLGRLVADSHEAGLLAPEEQERLADALDLGSRPVTEVLLDPAALVTAGPGATAREIEQLTVRTGFSRFPVRDGTGPSAGSGTGFLGYVHVKDVLDTDDPGACEAPLHPPGVEDAPAGDGPDGGAGGHGTGRALPRHVLRPMPVLRAETPLDDALTAMRRAAAHLAQVSDASGRVLGLVALEDVLETLVGEVHDPAHRSRRLTAQRGARVVARRPRPAPSREAPVRG